The Impatiens glandulifera chromosome 8, dImpGla2.1, whole genome shotgun sequence genome includes a window with the following:
- the LOC124912987 gene encoding ninja-family protein Os07g0602900-like has product MATSNNNNGSPALDLSGSGSGSGSFIENHVDAANANQVELSLDLSIGRSLTKPIHFQNSMESGENPSSELTAVVIPKEAGELVGDQIEVKGEMMATTVEGKKRKLEEMGVTEDSREMETIEGILAKDSVDVKKTCMPSSSLEGDAVKSETGGMIVGAGGEENKGKNPTSNEGGGSTATATGPPPPPAARPTFKIFRHPQIPCVSTKGNGPNGKRINGFLYKYTKTEVCICCICHGTSFTPAEFVEHAGGINIANPLRHITMIPFRLT; this is encoded by the exons ATGGCAACctccaacaacaacaatggTTCTCCAGCTCTTGACCTATCCGGTTCTGGTTCCGGTTCTGGTTCTTTCATTGAGAATCATGTTGATGCTGCCAATGCCAACCAGGTTGAGTTGAGCTTGGATCTGTCAATCGGGAGAAGCTTGACGAAACCGATCCATTTCCAAAATTCAATGGAGTCTGGTGAGAATCCCAGTTCGGAATTGACTGCTGTTGTCATTCCGAAGGAGGCCGGGGAGCTAGTTGGAGATCAGATCGAAGTTAAGGGGGAGATGATGGCCACGACTGTGGAGGGGAAGAAGAGGAAGCTAGAGGAAATGGGTGTGACGGAGGATTCGAGGGAGATGGAGACAATCGAAGGGATTCTCGCCAAAGACAGTGTGGATGTGAAAAAGACTTGCATGCCTAGCTCCTCTCTGGAAGGAG ATGCTGTCAAGAGTGAGACCGGGGGGATGATTGTCGGAGCAGGAGGAGAAGAGAACAAAGGCAAGAACCCGACATCAAATGAAGGAGGAGGATCAACCGCAACCGCAACAggaccaccaccaccaccagcTGCTAGGCCGACTTTCAAAATTTTCAGGCACCCGCAGATACCATGTGTGTCAACAAAAGGTAATGGACCGAATGGTAAGAGGATTAATGGCTTCTTATACAAGTACACAAAGACGGAAGTCTGCATTTGTTGCATTTGTCATGGAACCTCGTTTACTCCGGCCGAGTTCGTTGAGCATGCAGGTGGTATAAACATCGCCAATCCTTTGAGGCACATCACCATGATACCTTTCCGTCTTACTTAA
- the LOC124912411 gene encoding norbelladine synthase-like, whose product MIGSISKEIQVNVPSIKAWELYSSQALAKITEEKLKNVIEKLKTEGDGGVGTIVEIVFTPGGAQGFRSYKEKFTKIDHEKRVKETEVIEGGYLDLGFNLFRVRFEIIDKEEGTSCITRSTIEYDVKEEFEDNASFVNIEPLVMLMQAAADILLIAKANGHN is encoded by the exons ATGATTGGATCAATTTCCAAAGAGATTCAAGTGAACGTTCCATCAATCAAAGCATGGGAGCTATACAGTTCCCAAGCTCTCGCAAAAATAACAGAAGAAAAACTCAAAAACGTAATCGAAAAACTCAAAACCGAAGGAGACGGAGGTGTTGGTACAATCGTAGAGATCGTATTTACACCAG GTGGAGCGCAGGGATTTAGATCTTATAAAGAGAAATTTACAAAGATTGATCATGAAAAGAGAGTGAAGGAGACGGAAGTAATAGAAGGAGGTTACCTGGATTTAGGTTTCAATCTGTTTCGCGTGAGATTTGAGATAATCGATAAGGAAGAAGGAACGTCGTGTATTACCAGATCTACGATTGAGTATGATGTTAAGGAAGAGTTTGAAGACAATGCATCTTTCGTTAACATTGAACCGCTAGTCATGCTCATGCAAGCCGCCGCAGATATCCTCCTCATTGCCAAAGCCAATGGCCATAACTAG
- the LOC124911316 gene encoding galacturonosyltransferase 8-like isoform X1 gives MAYPAAMRNSRAILSDRTASIIRPSCTFKFFASAITVSVLLFLTLCFFITSSANPSDFDMGFSSSIGVGSIRRTMLAVKSDPLKPKLDQLRKQAEDHRSLVLAYASYARKLKLEDSKLVRVFAELSRSYTDLIAKPNYRALFTSDVSSIDESALRQFEKDVKERIKVTRQVISEAKESFDNQLKIQKLKDTIFAVNEQLTKAKKQGAFSSLIAAKSIPKSLHCIAMRLMEERIAHPDKYSDEGKPVAPELEDPKLYHYAIFSDNVVAASVVVNSAVISQKEPTKHVFHVVTDKMNLGAMQVMFKMKDYNGAHIEVKAVEDYKFLNSSYVPVLRQLESANLQRFYFENNMANATKDTNNMKFRNPKYLSMLNHLRFYLPEMYPKLHRILFLDDDVVVQRDLTGLWKIDMDGKVNGAVETCFGSFHRYAQYMNFSHPLIKEKFNPKTCGWAYGMNFFDLDAWRKEKCTEQYHYWQNLNENRTLWKLGTLPPGLITFYSTTKPLDKSWHVLGLGYNPSISMEEIQNAAVVHFNGNMKPWLDLGMNQFKPLWTKYVDYNNDYIQACNFGL, from the exons ATGGCTTATCCGGCGGCAATGCGGAACTCTCGCGCCATTCTTTCCGATCGCACTGCATCGATCATAAGGCCGTCCTGCACATTCAAGTTCTTTGCCTCCGCTATTACGGTTTCTGTATTACTCTTCCTCACTCTCTGTTTCTTTATCACTTCATCGGCTAATCCTTCTGACTTCGATATG gGTTTCTCTTCCTCAATTGGAGTTGGTTCGATCCGGAGAACAATGCTTGCGGTTAAGTCAGATCCACTAAAGCCAAAGTTAGATCAGCTCAGGAAACAGGCGGAAGATCATCGATCTCTTGTCCTTGCATATGCTTCGTATGCAAGGAAGCTCAAGCTCGAGGACTCGAAGCTTGTGAGAGTTTTTGCCGAACTCTCTCGTAGTTACACGGATCTGATCGCTAAACCTAATTATCGTGCTTTATTTACATCTGATGTATCCTCGATTGATGAATCGGCACTTAGACAGTTCGAAAAGGATGTGAAGGAACGGATCAAGGTTACGCGTCAGGTTATATCGGAGGCGAAGGAGTCTTTTGATAACCAACTCAAGATCCAGAAGTTAAAGGATACAATCTTTGCTGTAAATGAACAGTTGACGAAGGCGAAGAAACAAGGTGCGTTCTCGAGTTTAATTGCGGCAAAATCTATTCCGAAGAGCTTGCATTGTATTGCGATGAGGCTGATGGAAGAGCGAATTGCACATCCTGATAAATACTCTGATGAAGGAAAACCGGTAGCACCAGAATTAGAGGATCCAAAGCTTTATCACTATGCTATTTTCTCTGATAACGTGGTTGCTGCCTCAGTTGTGGTGAATTCTGCTGTAATTAGCCAAAAGGAGCCAACAAAACACGTGTTTCATGTTGTAACGGATAAGATGAATCTCGGTGCAATGCAGGTGATGTTCAAGATGAAGGACTACAATGGTGCTCATATTGAGGTGAAAGCTGTTGAAGACTACAAGTTCTTGAATTCCTCCTACGTTCCGGTTCTTCGTCAGCTAGAATCAGCTAACTTGCAGAGATTCTACTTTGAGAATAACATGGCGAATGCAACGAAAGATACCAACAACATGAAATTTAGGAACCCTAAGTATCTGTCAATGCTGAACCATCTGAGATTCTATTTACCGGAGATGTACCCAAAACTACATCGTATATTGTTTCTTGACGACGATGTTGTTGTTCAGAGGGATCTCACTGGGTTATGGAAGATTGATATGGATGGAAAGGTGAATGGTGCTGTTGAGACTTGCTTTGGTTCATTCCATCGTTATGCACAATACATGAATTTCTCCCACCCTTTGATCAAGGAGAAGTTTAACCCTAAAACATGTGGATGGGCTTATGGCATGAACTTCTTTGATTTGGATGCCTGGAGGAAGGAGAAATGCACTGAACAGTATCATTACTGGCAGAATCTG AATGAGAATCGAACTCTATGGAAACTAGGGACATTGCCACCGGGATTAATCACGTTTTATTCAACTACTAAGCCGCTGGATAAATCATGGCATGTCTTGGGGCTTGGCTACAATCCAAGTATAAGCATGGAAGAGATTCAAAATGCTGCTGTTGTGCATTTCAATGGAAACATGAAACCGTGGCTAGACTTGGGCATGAACCAATTCAAGCCGCTATGGACCAAGTATGTCGATTATAACAATGATTACATACAGGCCTGCAATTTTGGTCTCTGA
- the LOC124911316 gene encoding galacturonosyltransferase 8-like isoform X2 has product MAYPAAMRNSRAILSDRTASIIRPSCTFKFFASAITVSVLLFLTLCFFITSSANPSDFDMGFSSSIGVGSIRRTMLAVKSDPLKPKLDQLRKQAEDHRSLVLAYASYARKLKLEDSKLVRVFAELSRSYTDLIAKPNYRALFTSDVSSIDESALRQFEKDVKERIKVTRQVISEAKESFDNQLKIQKLKDTIFAVNEQLTKAKKQGAFSSLIAAKSIPKSLHCIAMRLMEERIAHPDKYSDEGKPVAPELEDPKLYHYAIFSDNVVAASVVVNSAVISQKEPTKHVFHVVTDKMNLGAMQVMFKMKDYNGAHIEVKAVEDYKFLNSSYVPVLRQLESANLQRFYFENNMANATKDTNNMKFRNPKYLSMLNHLRFYLPEMYPKLHRILFLDDDVVVQRDLTGLWKIDMDGKVNGAVETCFGSFHRYAQYMNFSHPLIKEKFNPKTCGWAYGMNFFDLDAWRKEKCTEQYHYWQNLNENRNLWKLRTLYTKPKYPLFMRMLIYISETRVGSVISILITPSLTQFIC; this is encoded by the exons ATGGCTTATCCGGCGGCAATGCGGAACTCTCGCGCCATTCTTTCCGATCGCACTGCATCGATCATAAGGCCGTCCTGCACATTCAAGTTCTTTGCCTCCGCTATTACGGTTTCTGTATTACTCTTCCTCACTCTCTGTTTCTTTATCACTTCATCGGCTAATCCTTCTGACTTCGATATG gGTTTCTCTTCCTCAATTGGAGTTGGTTCGATCCGGAGAACAATGCTTGCGGTTAAGTCAGATCCACTAAAGCCAAAGTTAGATCAGCTCAGGAAACAGGCGGAAGATCATCGATCTCTTGTCCTTGCATATGCTTCGTATGCAAGGAAGCTCAAGCTCGAGGACTCGAAGCTTGTGAGAGTTTTTGCCGAACTCTCTCGTAGTTACACGGATCTGATCGCTAAACCTAATTATCGTGCTTTATTTACATCTGATGTATCCTCGATTGATGAATCGGCACTTAGACAGTTCGAAAAGGATGTGAAGGAACGGATCAAGGTTACGCGTCAGGTTATATCGGAGGCGAAGGAGTCTTTTGATAACCAACTCAAGATCCAGAAGTTAAAGGATACAATCTTTGCTGTAAATGAACAGTTGACGAAGGCGAAGAAACAAGGTGCGTTCTCGAGTTTAATTGCGGCAAAATCTATTCCGAAGAGCTTGCATTGTATTGCGATGAGGCTGATGGAAGAGCGAATTGCACATCCTGATAAATACTCTGATGAAGGAAAACCGGTAGCACCAGAATTAGAGGATCCAAAGCTTTATCACTATGCTATTTTCTCTGATAACGTGGTTGCTGCCTCAGTTGTGGTGAATTCTGCTGTAATTAGCCAAAAGGAGCCAACAAAACACGTGTTTCATGTTGTAACGGATAAGATGAATCTCGGTGCAATGCAGGTGATGTTCAAGATGAAGGACTACAATGGTGCTCATATTGAGGTGAAAGCTGTTGAAGACTACAAGTTCTTGAATTCCTCCTACGTTCCGGTTCTTCGTCAGCTAGAATCAGCTAACTTGCAGAGATTCTACTTTGAGAATAACATGGCGAATGCAACGAAAGATACCAACAACATGAAATTTAGGAACCCTAAGTATCTGTCAATGCTGAACCATCTGAGATTCTATTTACCGGAGATGTACCCAAAACTACATCGTATATTGTTTCTTGACGACGATGTTGTTGTTCAGAGGGATCTCACTGGGTTATGGAAGATTGATATGGATGGAAAGGTGAATGGTGCTGTTGAGACTTGCTTTGGTTCATTCCATCGTTATGCACAATACATGAATTTCTCCCACCCTTTGATCAAGGAGAAGTTTAACCCTAAAACATGTGGATGGGCTTATGGCATGAACTTCTTTGATTTGGATGCCTGGAGGAAGGAGAAATGCACTGAACAGTATCATTACTGGCAGAATCTG AATGAGAATCGAAATCTGTGGAAACTAAGAACCCTGTATACCAAACCTAAATATCCTTTATTCATGAGAATGCTTATTTACATATCTGAAACAAGAGTTGGTTCTGTTATTTCCATATTGATCACCCCTAGTTTAACTCAATTCATTTGTTGA